DNA sequence from the Dehalococcoidia bacterium genome:
GGCGCTGCTCATCGGAGGCTGGCGCGACGGCTACTGCAATGCTCCGCTCAGGACGTCACAGCACATGACGTCTCCGACCAGGGTGGTCGTCGGCCCGTGGAATCACTCCGGTCCTGACTGCGAGACTCCAGGGCCGTCCCTGTCTCGCGAGCACCTCACGGTGCGCTGGTGCGACCACTGGCTCAAGGGGATAGACAACGGCATCATGGACGAGCCGGACATCAACGTGTACGTCCAGACGTTCGATGTGCCGGACGCGTATCGAACTCACACGTCAGGGTATTGGAGGACGGAGAATTCTTTCCCTGTTCCTGGTTCATGGACTCAGCGTCTCAGGCTTGGCAGCGATCTCGCGACGGACGAGCCGAGCCGAAACTGTGACGAGTACGAGTACAGGCCGTCGGTGGGTATCGCGGGAGGGCTGTGGAGCGCGGGAGTCCCATTCGGTCTGCCAAGCGACCAGCGCGTCGACGAAATCTACTCAGTGAACTACACGTCTGAGCCTCTCGACGAGCCACTGGAGATCATCGGCATGGGCAAGGCCGTGATCAATGTCAGCACCACTGCGCCTGTCATGGCATTCGTGGCGCGGCTTTCAGACGTCGCCCCCGATGGCACAAGCGCGCAGGTGTCGATCGGAGTGCTGAATGGGACGCGTCGCAACTCGCTCGCAGGTCCGGAGCCGATGGAGCCTGGCGAAGTCTACGAGCTTCACGTGGACTTGGACGCAACGGCGTGGAGGTTCGAGCGAGGGCACAGGATCCGGCTCTCGATAAGCAGCGCGGACTTTCCGAACCTGTGGCCGACGCCGTACAAGGGAACTAACCGCGTGTACCGGGACGGCGGACGCGAGTCGTACCTTGAGCTGCCGGTCGTGCCGAGCCGGGACGCTCCGGTTGGAGAGCTTCCTCCTGACGAGATGGAGTATGAGCCCTCCGCCTCACCTCGCAAATACCCGGAGTCGTCTCCACAGGTGGTCCCTTGGGAGATTGCGCAAGACATGCTGAGGGACCGCACAGGGCTCAGGCTGCACACGGTGAACGAGGATAGGGCCAGCGCGGACATGAACGTCAGGACGGAAGCGAAGCTCGAGGTGTGGGCGAACAACCGCGACCCCGCAGACACCACGGCTATAGGTCAACACCTCAGGACGATCACCCGCACGGACGGCGTGATCAACGTCGACACGTCGGCGAACGTGCGAAGCACCGAGGACGCCATCCACGTCTCGATAGACCTGGACGTCCGTATAAACGGGCTGCCGCATCACCAGCGACGCTGGGTGGAGTCGTTCAGGCGGGAGTTGCTCTGAAGACGGCCTCGCTGTCTTAGACCGCGGTGAATCCCCCGTCGACCACCAGTTCTGCGCCGGTTATGTAGGACGCTTCGTCGGAGGCCAGGAACAGCACGGCGTGTCCGACCTCTTCGGTGCGGCCCAGGCGGCGCATCGGCACCACATCGACCATGTTGCTCCTCATGCCCGGGTCCCGCTCTGCGCTGGACGAGCGCATCGGCGGCATCGCGCCGGGATGCACGGAGTTCACCCTGATCCCGTCCTGGGCGTACTGCACCGCCGCGGACTTCGTGACGATCCGTACTGCACCCTTGGACGCGTTGTATCCCATGTGGATGACGTTCTGGCCCACGATGCCGCTGATGGACGATATGTTCACGATGGAACCGCCGCCCACCTTCTGCATCTCGGGTATCACGCTCTTCATGCCGAGGAACACGCCCTTGGCGTTGATATTCATGAAGTTGTCCCAGCCCTCGACGCTCATCGAGTCGGGATGATGCGTGCCGCTGATGCCGGCGTTGTTCACGAGGACATCCACCTTGCCGTAGCGTGCAACCGTGGCTTCGACGGCGTCTGCCCAGTTGGACTCGCTGGTGACGTCGAGCTTCATGAAGACGGCATCGCCGCCTGACTCGGCGATCTCAGCTTCGACCTGCCGACCCTCTTCTTCCATGACGTCGGCGATGACGACCTTCGCGCCCTCGCGGACGAAGATCCGGCACTCCTCGGCGCCCATTCCGTTTGCGCCGCCCGTGATGATTGCAACCTTACCTTCGAGCCTCATGGTTCACCTCAGGGAATCTAATGTCATCTGCTGTATGGATTAAACGACTGCCGTGCAGGACTGCGCCGATTCTAACACCGCAGAACTCAGGCAACACTAGTACAATCCGACTGGAGATAGCCCCTATTGGGTAAGCATGGAGCGATTGGAGGTGTGGAATGGCGACCATAAACTCGGTGCTTGGGCCACTGGATACGGCGGACCTGGGGTTCACCCTGCCCCATGAGCACCTGATCGACTCGTCGGCGGGCATACGGGAGACATACCCCGAGCTCGAATTCCGGGACCAGGCGTTGGACATGGCTCTGGAGTCGTTCAACGAGGCCAAGAGTGGCGGAGTCGACACTGTCGTAGAGGTCTCTCCGCTCGACCTGGGTCGGGACGTGGTTCTCATGAAGGAGGTCTCGGAGAAAACGGGGGTACAGTTCATCTGCTGCACCGGCTGCTGGCTGGACATTCCGCGCAGCTTCTGGGGACGAGACAAGGACTTCATCGCGGACCTCTGGGTGCGTGAAGTCGAGGTGGGGATCGACGGCACTGACATCAAGGCCGGCATCATCAAGGTGGCCACCAGCGACCCGATCACCGAGAACGAAGAGCTTATGCTGCGGGCCTCGGCCAGGACGCACCTGCGCACCGGCATCCCTATCACCACCCACACGCCGGCCGACTCAACGATAGGCCTGGAGCAGGTGCGAATCCTGACAGAGGAGGGCGTCGAGCCTCAGGACGTCTATATAGGGCATCTCAGCAACACCCTCGACCCGGACTATCACCGCGAACTGGCCATGCTCGGAGTGTGGCTCGGCTGGGACATCAACAACCCCTTCGGTCGACCGGAGCTGCCCACATGGCAGGGGAGGACCGACTACCTGAAGGAGCGGCTGGACGAGGGCCTTGATGCCAACATGATGCTGTCGCATGACTGGAACATCGTGCTGTCCCGCATCGGCTCGTCCGGTATGCCCGGCAAGGAGGGGAACCCAGACGGCTACCTCTGGATCAGCCGCGCGATAATTCCGAGGCTGATGGAGTCCGGGATCGAGCAGTCGGTCATCGACCGGATGATGATCGAGAATCCCAGAAGATACTTCGAGGAGGTGATTGCCAGCCTTACTTGGGCAGGCTGCAGACGTCGAGGGCGGTGAGGGCGAGGACCTTTGCGACCTGCTCCATGTCGCTGATGCGGCTGTACTCGTCCGGGATGGTCTCGGACTCGGAGCCGCCTCCGGGACCGTACAGCAGGCACGGGACTCCGGCGCGCCACAGGTGACAGGTGTCGTCGCCGGTGTATGAGCCGGGCAGCACTGTGCCGACTCCGTCGGGCTCGCGTCCGGTTACTGTGCGGTACTGTCGCAGGACGCAGTCGAGGATGTACTCGTCCTTCGGTTCCATGACGACCGTGAACACGCGGTACCTCGGGTCGGGCGGCATCTCGATCTCGTATTCGAAGTCGGGGTCGTCGGCCTTGATGCGGTCGAGGGCGCGTTCGATGTCGGCCTTGACCGACGCCGAGGTCATGCCGGGCAGGAAGCGGACGTCGACGATCACGGTGCAGAAGTCGGAGACGAAGTTGGGGCCGCGCATGTCGTAGTCGCGTCCGCGTCCGCCGATAATTCCGCCGACGTTTATCCTCGGCAGACCGGGGAGGTCTTCGCGGGGTGTGTAGGTGAACTCCACGCCATCGATGGCGGGCACGGCCTTGCACATCTTGGCGATGGCGTCGACGGCCTCTTCCTTGCGGCTGATGTGCCGGGAGTTACCTAGGACGTGGATTGCCATCTCAACCACGCCAGCGTGGACGGTGAGGATGTTGTCTGCGCCGAACGGCTCGGGCACCACGGCCATGTCGGTTAGCGGGCCGTTCTGGCAGAGGTAGGTCGTGCCCACTCCTCCCTGAAGCTCGCCAACGACGCAGGCGAGTACGAGGTCGCCCTGGAGAGATACGCCGGACTTGCGTATGGCTTCGGCTGCGGTCACGAGAGACGAAACGCCGGCCTTCATGTTGCGAATGCCTCCGCCGTAGATGAGGTCGCCCTCGATGCTGGGCGTCCACGGGTCTCGCTTCCAGCCCATGGCGAGCGGGTCGATGTCGATGTGGCCGTTGAGCATGAAGGACTTGCCGCCGCCGGTGCCCCTGAGGATTGCGACGGTTTGGAAGCGGCCGGGCTCGACCTCCTGCAGCTGGACCTCGTAGCCGCGCTCCCCCAGGTAGTCTCCGAGGAAGCGAGCGACGTCGCTCTCCTCCGTCTTGAAGCTGGGGATCCTGATGAGGTCCTGGGCGAGGTTGAGCATCTCTTCGCGGTCGACGCTGTCGAGGATCTGTTGGATTGCTTCTGTGGTCATGCTGTCACCTCTGATCGTTCGATCTCTGGGCTTGCTGGTGGGCGAACTTTTCACCCTCACCCCCGGATCAAGTCCGGGGCAGGCTCTCAGGGAGAGGGGGCCGGTGGGCTGGTACTGATGCTTGTCTGTATACCTATACGATCCCTGTAAGCCCCTAGAGAGGGGCCTGCAATCCTGTAGGCATCCTTCGACAAGCTCAGGACGAACGGGTATCGGGCTCTACTTGCCGAGTCCTACGTGCCAGTAGCGTTTGCCTTCGGTGCGTCTGACGGTCCCGAAGCCCGGAAGGGGGAAGTGGCAGGATATGACGGGCGTTTCCCGGGCTTCCACGTCGTCTAGCACCTTTCTTCGGGTCTCGGTGGAGAGCGGCCAGTCGTAGTCGAAGTGGCAGTTCCAGTCATCCTCGGTCACTTGTGCTGGATGCACGAACACGTCCCCCTGTATCAGGGCTTCTTCGCCCTGGGATGAGACGAGAACGCTCATGTGTCCCGGCGTATGGCCGGGGGTGTGCACAGCCCTCAGCTCAGAGGTCAGATCGGTGTCCTCGGTGAGCGTGTCGAAGAGGCCGAGATCGACGATTGACTCCACGCACCTGTCCATGAATTGAACGCTCGATGCCGCCTGAATGTCCGGCCTGCGGAAGTGGTCGAGGTCGGCCTGGTGTGCCACGTACCGGGCGTTGGGAAAGGCGGGGAGCAGCTTGCCGTCGCGCTCTATGACGTTCCAGCCAACGTGATCGGAGTGAAGGTGGGAGATGAAGACGGTGTCGACCTCCCTGGGGCTGACGCCCTTGGCGGTGAGGTCATCCATCAGCTCTCCCATGCGTCCTCCGATGGACTCGATGGGGCCCTCGCCGTATCCGGTGTCGATCAGGATGGTCCGGCCCTGAGAGCGCACCAAGTAACAGCCGATCTCAATAAGCATGTGGTCGCCGTCGAAGGTATCGGGATAGCGCTCCTTGTAGGGCGTCCATGCCTCGGCGGGCACTGTCGAGAACAGCTCAGGGAGTGGCATGGGGAACGGAAAGTTCATATCTGAAAGGGCGACGATCTCAACGCCGCCCACGTGCAGGGTGAAGTCTGACATAGGCCCCTCCAACGTGGCTTAGGGGTATCCTACCTCAAGTCAGCCGCTATCGCCCGCCACGCTGTCTGACACGTCTCCCATGACGTCTTCGAAGCTCCTGGTGATGTCCACGGCCTCGAAGAAGACCAGTCTGTAGCCGTCCGGGTCATGGACGACGATGTCGCGGGTGTTCCAGGGCCGGTTTACGGGGCCTTCGGCTATTTCCACACCGTTGCTGACGAGATTTGCGGCCATCTCGTCCACGGAGGTCGTGTCGACCAGGAGCGAGAAGGCGACGCCGATGCCCTTAGGCTGTGCTGCGTCGGACGGAGATGTGTCGGGGACCAGGAGCAGGTCTGCGTACTTCCGCCAGCGTACGTGGGCCATCGCGAGTCCGCCGCCGGGCATGGGCAGGCTGTACGCGGAGACGAATCCCACCCTGTTGGTGTACCAGTCAAGGGACGCGGCCACGTCTGTCACGGACAGCGTCGGGAAGAGGGGGATGGGGTAGATCTCGATTTCTGGTTGGTCCATCATCGCTCTACGCTCCAACTGCCACTAAAGCTCGGAATACTCGATTGGGCTTACATGATCCGGGAAAACTGAGTCCAGATAGGTATTTTACCCCTTGGTATAGCGGCGGGCGTGGTCAATTTCCTTGTGGCGATGTACATGTCAGGGTCTGACCCGTGGACCTTCCTCATCATCAGCAACGTCCTCCTGAATATCGGGGCTCTCAGCCTCTTCGTCATAGGAATAGGGATGTACCAGTCGCGGAGAGGGCTTGCCGAGCAGGGTTAATCAGACAGGATGCTATCCCAGATTAGTAGGCGGACAGCAAGGGCAACCGTCTTTCGACAGGCTCAGGGCGAACGGATGCGGGCAAGATGCCCGCGCTCCAGATTGGGTGCCTACTAATCTGATACAGGTCAATCAGCCAGTTACCTGCTGACTGATTAGCGGGAGCACAGGCGGAGGGCAGGGCCTCAGAGCGGGCTTCGCCCTCCGCCTGTGCTATTGGCAGGACTGTTAGCGACTACTGCGCCTGCTCGTGGCGTTGATAGATGGCCTCTATCTCCAGATCGAGCTCATCTCCCCAGCGCTGAACCATAGAGCGCAGCTTCATGTTCTGGTACGCGCCCCAGAACGTCAGCACCGGCGGTACCACCAGGATGGAGACGATAAGCGAGTAGAAGATCGTGATCGCCGCCGTGATGCCGAACTGCTGTAGCGCAGCCAGCGGCGAGAGGATCATCACTTCGATCCCCAGCGCAGTGGTCAGCGCCGACCCCAGTAGGGCTGAGCCAGTGGTCGCCAGGGTCCGCACTGCTGCTGTTTCAGGGTCACGTATAAGGGAGTACTCCTCACGGTACCGGTGTATTACGTGGATCGTGTAGTCGACCCCGATTCCTATCGAGAGCGCTGTAATGAT
Encoded proteins:
- a CDS encoding CocE/NonD family hydrolase; its protein translation is MSYETYSGVRTMGVSSEGISFVKNIMAPTRDGTRLAMDIHVPAGDGPWPVILTYIPYRKDDQEPMTGMQHHWAQHGYVGARVDCRGTGSSEGSNDDEYRPVEQRDGYDVVEWIAEQEWCDGKVAMTGGSYGGFTSVQVAALAPPHLVTIIPWNFTDDRYTDDCHYRGGAWRCYYDIGAYGCSMVGMNAMPPYPEYSGERWAEVWEEHLEQNRPYLLNWLANQTDGEYWRAGSIRDRYHEIEASALLIGGWRDGYCNAPLRTSQHMTSPTRVVVGPWNHSGPDCETPGPSLSREHLTVRWCDHWLKGIDNGIMDEPDINVYVQTFDVPDAYRTHTSGYWRTENSFPVPGSWTQRLRLGSDLATDEPSRNCDEYEYRPSVGIAGGLWSAGVPFGLPSDQRVDEIYSVNYTSEPLDEPLEIIGMGKAVINVSTTAPVMAFVARLSDVAPDGTSAQVSIGVLNGTRRNSLAGPEPMEPGEVYELHVDLDATAWRFERGHRIRLSISSADFPNLWPTPYKGTNRVYRDGGRESYLELPVVPSRDAPVGELPPDEMEYEPSASPRKYPESSPQVVPWEIAQDMLRDRTGLRLHTVNEDRASADMNVRTEAKLEVWANNRDPADTTAIGQHLRTITRTDGVINVDTSANVRSTEDAIHVSIDLDVRINGLPHHQRRWVESFRRELL
- a CDS encoding glucose 1-dehydrogenase, translated to MRLEGKVAIITGGANGMGAEECRIFVREGAKVVIADVMEEEGRQVEAEIAESGGDAVFMKLDVTSESNWADAVEATVARYGKVDVLVNNAGISGTHHPDSMSVEGWDNFMNINAKGVFLGMKSVIPEMQKVGGGSIVNISSISGIVGQNVIHMGYNASKGAVRIVTKSAAVQYAQDGIRVNSVHPGAMPPMRSSSAERDPGMRSNMVDVVPMRRLGRTEEVGHAVLFLASDEASYITGAELVVDGGFTAV
- a CDS encoding M20/M25/M40 family metallo-hydrolase, whose product is MTTEAIQQILDSVDREEMLNLAQDLIRIPSFKTEESDVARFLGDYLGERGYEVQLQEVEPGRFQTVAILRGTGGGKSFMLNGHIDIDPLAMGWKRDPWTPSIEGDLIYGGGIRNMKAGVSSLVTAAEAIRKSGVSLQGDLVLACVVGELQGGVGTTYLCQNGPLTDMAVVPEPFGADNILTVHAGVVEMAIHVLGNSRHISRKEEAVDAIAKMCKAVPAIDGVEFTYTPREDLPGLPRINVGGIIGGRGRDYDMRGPNFVSDFCTVIVDVRFLPGMTSASVKADIERALDRIKADDPDFEYEIEMPPDPRYRVFTVVMEPKDEYILDCVLRQYRTVTGREPDGVGTVLPGSYTGDDTCHLWRAGVPCLLYGPGGGSESETIPDEYSRISDMEQVAKVLALTALDVCSLPK
- a CDS encoding MBL fold metallo-hydrolase, with protein sequence MSDFTLHVGGVEIVALSDMNFPFPMPLPELFSTVPAEAWTPYKERYPDTFDGDHMLIEIGCYLVRSQGRTILIDTGYGEGPIESIGGRMGELMDDLTAKGVSPREVDTVFISHLHSDHVGWNVIERDGKLLPAFPNARYVAHQADLDHFRRPDIQAASSVQFMDRCVESIVDLGLFDTLTEDTDLTSELRAVHTPGHTPGHMSVLVSSQGEEALIQGDVFVHPAQVTEDDWNCHFDYDWPLSTETRRKVLDDVEARETPVISCHFPLPGFGTVRRTEGKRYWHVGLGK
- a CDS encoding VOC family protein, which gives rise to MDQPEIEIYPIPLFPTLSVTDVAASLDWYTNRVGFVSAYSLPMPGGGLAMAHVRWRKYADLLLVPDTSPSDAAQPKGIGVAFSLLVDTTSVDEMAANLVSNGVEIAEGPVNRPWNTRDIVVHDPDGYRLVFFEAVDITRSFEDVMGDVSDSVAGDSG